One stretch of Saccharomonospora xinjiangensis XJ-54 DNA includes these proteins:
- a CDS encoding sugar phosphate isomerase/epimerase family protein translates to MHPIGVNTWVWTSPLDGKGLRELVPAIASAGFDVAELPVENLGDWDPAEAAELLADHGLGASLVLVMSEGRELVRADAATVAATQDYLRRCLDIAASLGAPALAGPAYTSVGRTWRMTERERAECVREWRDNIGPVVEHAADAGVVLAVEPLNRYETSLFNTVDQTLRAMDGLPGCGIALDLYHQNIEERDIASAIRSAHGRIAHVQVCANDRGTPGRDHFDWPHLLAAIADANYLGSLCIESFTSHNDSIATAASIWRPLATSQDALAVDGLAFLKEVMSQPLGS, encoded by the coding sequence GTGCATCCCATCGGGGTGAACACCTGGGTCTGGACGTCCCCGCTGGACGGCAAGGGCCTTCGTGAGCTGGTGCCAGCCATCGCGTCGGCGGGGTTCGACGTCGCCGAGCTCCCCGTGGAGAACCTCGGGGACTGGGACCCCGCCGAGGCGGCGGAGCTGCTCGCCGACCACGGCTTGGGAGCGTCACTGGTCCTCGTCATGTCCGAGGGGCGCGAGCTGGTCCGAGCTGACGCCGCCACGGTCGCCGCCACTCAGGACTACCTGCGCCGGTGCCTCGACATCGCGGCCTCGCTCGGGGCGCCCGCGCTGGCGGGGCCCGCGTACACCTCCGTGGGCCGGACCTGGCGGATGACCGAACGCGAGCGAGCCGAGTGCGTCCGTGAGTGGCGCGACAACATCGGCCCTGTGGTGGAGCACGCGGCCGACGCCGGGGTTGTCCTCGCCGTCGAGCCGCTCAACCGCTACGAGACCAGCCTGTTCAACACCGTGGACCAGACGTTGCGGGCGATGGACGGGCTGCCGGGGTGCGGCATCGCGCTGGATCTCTACCACCAGAACATCGAGGAACGTGACATCGCGTCGGCCATCCGCTCGGCTCACGGGCGCATCGCCCACGTGCAGGTGTGCGCCAACGACCGGGGCACACCGGGCCGCGACCACTTCGACTGGCCGCACCTGCTCGCCGCGATCGCCGACGCCAACTACCTCGGCTCGCTCTGCATCGAGTCCTTCACGTCCCACAACGACAGCATCGCGACCGCCGCCTCGATCTGGCGCCCGCTCGCGACGAGCCAGGACGCACTGGCTGTGGACGGGCTTGCCTTCCTCAAGGAGGTGATGTCGCAGCCGCTCGGATCGTGA
- a CDS encoding substrate-binding domain-containing protein, which translates to MRKTWLTAVAAVGALAMASCTSELPAETGAGDTAQAESSQSNNEFFDKAEYERQLALRDATAEGPADKPWEQALEPELVDTSEYANDGPYHLCFSNASVDNPWRQVGWKTMQAEVDLHDEIEKFTVLDAEAKDDKQISDIASLTSQGCDALIVSPNTTSTLTPAVERACDNGMPVIVFDRGVNTDCPVTFIHPIGGYAFGASAADFLADEVGEGGKVLALRVLPGVDVLEHRWAAAERIFADRGVDVVGVEFTENDTAGAKNIVSDYLQREGQIDGIWMDDGTAAVAVLEAFEDQGMEAPAISGEDQQQFLEKWKSENLTALAPTYPTYQWRTPVIAALKILKGEEVPSEWILPQPVVTSDNLDDYLSAGMPPLHYALCGCQEMPGFPQRWK; encoded by the coding sequence ATGAGAAAGACATGGCTGACCGCCGTCGCGGCGGTCGGTGCACTCGCGATGGCGAGCTGCACCAGCGAACTTCCCGCCGAGACCGGAGCGGGGGACACCGCGCAGGCCGAGTCGTCGCAGTCGAACAACGAGTTCTTCGACAAGGCCGAGTACGAGCGGCAGCTCGCGCTGCGGGACGCCACAGCCGAGGGGCCCGCGGACAAGCCGTGGGAGCAGGCGCTCGAACCGGAGCTGGTTGACACCTCCGAGTACGCGAACGACGGCCCCTACCACCTGTGCTTCTCGAACGCGTCGGTGGACAACCCGTGGCGGCAGGTCGGATGGAAGACCATGCAGGCCGAAGTGGACCTGCACGACGAGATCGAGAAGTTCACCGTGCTCGACGCGGAGGCGAAGGACGACAAGCAGATCAGCGACATCGCGTCGCTGACCTCGCAGGGCTGTGACGCGCTCATCGTCTCACCGAACACGACCTCGACGCTGACGCCTGCCGTGGAGCGGGCGTGTGACAACGGGATGCCGGTGATCGTGTTCGACCGCGGTGTCAACACCGACTGTCCCGTGACGTTCATCCATCCCATCGGAGGTTACGCGTTCGGTGCGTCGGCCGCGGACTTCCTCGCCGACGAGGTGGGTGAGGGTGGCAAGGTACTGGCCCTTCGGGTGCTGCCGGGTGTCGATGTGCTGGAACATCGGTGGGCAGCGGCCGAGCGGATCTTCGCCGACCGTGGGGTTGACGTCGTGGGCGTGGAGTTCACCGAGAACGACACCGCGGGTGCGAAGAACATCGTCAGTGACTACCTCCAGCGCGAGGGACAGATCGACGGCATCTGGATGGACGACGGCACGGCGGCGGTCGCGGTGCTGGAGGCGTTCGAGGACCAGGGCATGGAGGCTCCCGCCATCTCTGGTGAGGACCAGCAGCAGTTCCTTGAGAAGTGGAAGAGCGAGAACCTCACCGCGCTGGCGCCCACGTACCCGACCTACCAGTGGCGCACGCCCGTCATCGCCGCGCTCAAGATCCTGAAGGGCGAGGAGGTGCCGAGCGAGTGGATCCTGCCGCAGCCGGTGGTGACCTCGGACAACCTCGACGACTACCTCTCGGCCGGTATGCCGCCGTTGCACTACGCGCTGTGCGGCTGCCAGGAGATGCCCGGCTTCCCGCAGCGCTGGAAGTGA
- a CDS encoding ABC transporter permease: MTQPDTQATRRLPRPTFSDGTGPVLAVLALLLVALAFAGPAYSEPSGYLALLKRAAPLMILAIGQYFVIVSGGFDLSVGSLVTAEVVIAARLLDGDESATLWVIPLLLAIGAVVGLVNGLVTTRLLVPSFIVTLGMLLVLDGAVFLWTGGAPRGSLTEAFRTVGREGFDVPLLGQVPWSVLLLAALVVAAVMFMRSGRGRTLVAVGDNETAVRLGGGSVEGMRLLAFVLSGLSAAVAAILLGGFAGVSAQVGEGLEFQVITAVVLGGVVLGGGRGSVVAAMAGALTLEALFSLLNLLGVSGGLESAVQGVIIIAAVAYAALGRSKFRTRRTA, encoded by the coding sequence ATGACGCAGCCAGACACGCAGGCGACTCGCAGGCTGCCGCGCCCGACGTTCTCCGACGGCACAGGACCCGTACTGGCCGTCCTCGCGTTGCTGCTGGTGGCGCTCGCCTTCGCCGGTCCTGCCTACAGCGAGCCGTCGGGATACCTGGCGTTGCTGAAGCGGGCAGCCCCGTTGATGATCCTCGCGATTGGCCAGTACTTCGTCATCGTCAGCGGTGGGTTCGATCTTTCGGTGGGATCGCTGGTGACCGCAGAGGTGGTGATCGCCGCGAGGCTGCTGGACGGCGACGAGTCGGCGACGCTGTGGGTGATCCCGCTGCTGCTGGCGATCGGCGCGGTGGTGGGACTGGTCAACGGGCTCGTCACCACCCGGCTCTTGGTGCCGTCGTTCATCGTCACGCTGGGGATGCTGCTGGTACTCGACGGTGCGGTGTTCCTGTGGACGGGTGGCGCGCCGCGCGGCTCGCTCACCGAGGCGTTTCGCACGGTGGGTCGCGAAGGCTTCGACGTGCCACTGCTCGGTCAGGTGCCGTGGTCTGTGCTGCTGCTCGCGGCGCTCGTGGTCGCGGCTGTGATGTTCATGCGCAGCGGGAGGGGCCGCACCCTGGTCGCTGTCGGGGACAACGAAACGGCGGTCCGCCTCGGTGGTGGCAGCGTCGAGGGGATGCGCCTGCTGGCCTTCGTGCTCTCGGGGCTCTCGGCGGCCGTCGCCGCGATCCTGCTCGGCGGTTTCGCCGGTGTGTCGGCGCAGGTCGGTGAGGGGCTGGAGTTCCAGGTCATCACCGCTGTCGTGCTCGGTGGTGTCGTGCTCGGTGGCGGACGCGGTTCCGTCGTCGCCGCGATGGCGGGCGCGCTCACGTTGGAAGCCCTGTTCTCGTTGCTCAACCTCCTCGGCGTCTCGGGAGGACTGGAGTCGGCTGTGCAGGGCGTCATCATCATCGCCGCCGTGGCCTACGCGGCACTGGGGCGGTCGAAGTTCCGGACAAGGAGAACGGCATGA
- a CDS encoding ABC transporter permease, with protein sequence MSEVVPAPVVKRPEWTRQLKNPVVAVYAALVLVLIVGSVLVGVRGGVLLDQGGILNILTRSTALGLVAIGQTMVILTGKLDLSVAYLAGLCSLIAAETMAGKESMILPAVLLTIACAAGVGLVNGLVVTKLKVNAFIATLGTGLVIRGYLEHNYEGPAGEVPRVFQHLGYDRIGPVPVSALLMFGLAVLAWWFLARTRPGYHVYAVGGDEEVARFSGIRHDRTVITVHVLCAVAAGLAGLFLASRLGSGSPWVGIDGGYDLESIAAVVLGGTILAGGRGGVAGTIGGVLILATLDTIFDDLGMNSFFKDVVRGVVLIVAVALYARRRRATR encoded by the coding sequence GTGAGCGAGGTTGTCCCGGCTCCCGTAGTGAAACGTCCTGAATGGACTCGGCAGCTCAAGAACCCCGTCGTCGCCGTCTACGCGGCCCTGGTGCTGGTGCTGATCGTGGGCAGCGTGCTCGTCGGTGTGAGAGGAGGGGTGCTGCTCGATCAGGGTGGCATTCTGAACATCCTGACCCGCAGCACCGCGCTCGGCCTTGTCGCGATCGGACAGACGATGGTCATCCTGACCGGCAAGCTCGACCTGTCGGTGGCCTATCTCGCCGGGCTGTGTTCGCTGATCGCGGCGGAGACGATGGCGGGCAAGGAGTCGATGATCCTGCCCGCCGTGTTGCTCACGATCGCGTGTGCGGCAGGCGTGGGTCTGGTCAACGGGCTCGTGGTGACGAAGCTGAAGGTCAATGCCTTCATCGCCACACTCGGCACGGGCCTGGTGATCCGGGGTTATCTGGAACACAACTACGAAGGCCCCGCTGGTGAGGTGCCGAGGGTGTTCCAGCATCTCGGCTACGACCGCATCGGACCTGTCCCGGTTTCGGCTTTGCTGATGTTCGGGCTGGCCGTCCTCGCCTGGTGGTTCCTCGCGAGGACCCGCCCCGGCTATCACGTGTACGCCGTGGGCGGCGACGAGGAGGTCGCGCGGTTCTCCGGTATCCGTCACGACCGCACCGTGATCACCGTGCACGTGCTGTGCGCGGTAGCGGCGGGGCTGGCGGGCCTGTTCCTGGCGAGCAGGCTCGGCTCCGGCTCGCCGTGGGTGGGGATCGACGGCGGCTACGACCTGGAGTCCATCGCGGCCGTCGTGCTCGGCGGCACGATCCTCGCCGGAGGCCGGGGCGGGGTCGCGGGCACGATCGGCGGCGTTCTCATCCTCGCCACGCTCGACACGATCTTCGACGACCTCGGCATGAACTCGTTCTTCAAGGACGTCGTCCGTGGAGTGGTGCTGATCGTGGCCGTCGCCCTGTACGCCCGTCGCAGGAGGGCCACCCGATGA
- a CDS encoding sugar ABC transporter ATP-binding protein — translation MTVTGLTGDAPVVRMRGITKEFLGNPVLRGVDLDLHPGEVHALVGENGAGKSTLMKILAGVHTADAGSVELDGRQVTFSSPRQAQASGVSIVHQELNLLGDRSVAENVFLGSEPVRRGVVDRRRMEADTAALLDDLGATGISPRDPVRLLSVAQRQVVEIVKALSTDVRVLAMDEPTAALADHEVELLYRLVRRLCERGIAVLYVSHRLVEVFDLSHRITVLKDGALVTSQPARELTSDDLVRHMVGRSLDTLFPPRATESELGGTRLRLVSCANERLSDIDLTVRAGEIVGLAGLQGAGRSAVARAVCGVEPFRAGTVELDGEVVRLTSPRAAVRLGIAYVTEDRKGEGLALRQSVRDNTLLVRRAAFSRRARLKPVSLADLLESVTVVARSPDQEVRFLSGGNQQKVVLAKWLAVEPRVLVVDEPTRGIDVGAKQAVYELLRGLARDGVAILMISSELPELIGMSDRVLVMHDGRIAGGLPSPPTEEAVMRLATGHAVETTQEAV, via the coding sequence ATGACTGTGACTGGCCTCACCGGGGACGCGCCGGTTGTCCGGATGCGGGGCATCACCAAGGAGTTCCTCGGCAACCCGGTGCTCCGCGGTGTGGATCTCGATCTCCATCCCGGTGAGGTGCACGCGCTGGTGGGAGAGAACGGCGCGGGCAAGTCCACGCTGATGAAGATCCTGGCCGGGGTCCACACCGCTGATGCGGGCAGCGTCGAGCTCGACGGCAGGCAGGTCACGTTCTCCTCGCCCCGGCAGGCTCAGGCGTCGGGTGTGTCGATCGTCCACCAGGAGCTGAACCTGCTCGGCGATCGTTCCGTCGCGGAGAACGTGTTCCTCGGCTCGGAGCCTGTCCGCAGGGGCGTGGTTGACCGGCGGCGCATGGAGGCCGACACGGCGGCGCTGCTGGACGATCTCGGAGCGACGGGAATCTCGCCTCGCGACCCCGTGCGGCTGCTTTCGGTGGCGCAGCGTCAGGTCGTGGAGATCGTCAAAGCGCTGTCCACCGATGTCAGGGTGCTCGCGATGGACGAGCCCACAGCGGCTCTGGCCGACCACGAGGTGGAGTTGCTGTACCGGCTCGTGCGCCGGCTGTGCGAGCGGGGTATCGCTGTCCTCTACGTCTCCCACCGCCTCGTGGAGGTGTTCGACCTCAGCCACCGGATCACGGTGCTCAAGGACGGCGCGCTCGTGACCTCCCAGCCTGCGCGTGAGCTGACGAGTGACGACCTCGTGCGGCACATGGTGGGCCGCTCGCTCGACACCCTGTTCCCGCCGAGGGCGACCGAGTCCGAACTGGGTGGCACACGCCTGCGGCTGGTGAGTTGCGCCAACGAGCGGCTCTCGGACATCGACCTCACCGTGAGGGCAGGGGAGATCGTCGGTCTCGCCGGCTTGCAGGGCGCGGGCCGGTCTGCGGTGGCGCGTGCGGTGTGCGGCGTCGAGCCGTTCCGTGCGGGAACGGTGGAACTGGACGGCGAGGTGGTGCGCCTGACGTCGCCCCGTGCGGCTGTCCGGCTCGGCATCGCGTACGTCACCGAGGACCGCAAGGGCGAGGGCCTGGCGCTGCGGCAATCGGTGCGGGACAACACGTTGCTCGTGCGCAGGGCCGCGTTCTCCCGGCGTGCACGGTTGAAACCGGTGTCGCTTGCGGACCTGCTGGAGTCGGTGACCGTGGTCGCGCGCTCTCCGGACCAGGAGGTGCGGTTCCTCTCCGGGGGGAACCAGCAGAAGGTCGTGCTCGCGAAATGGCTGGCTGTCGAGCCGAGGGTGCTCGTCGTGGACGAACCGACCCGAGGCATCGACGTCGGCGCGAAGCAGGCGGTGTACGAGCTGCTGCGCGGACTGGCTCGTGACGGCGTGGCGATTCTGATGATCTCGTCGGAGCTGCCCGAGTTGATCGGCATGAGTGACCGGGTGCTCGTGATGCATGACGGGCGGATCGCGGGCGGACTGCCCTCACCTCCGACGGAGGAGGCGGTGATGAGGCTGGCGACGGGCCACGCCGTGGAGACGACACAGGAGGCCGTGTGA
- a CDS encoding SGNH/GDSL hydrolase family protein, protein MRSRRSLVAVLVSVLAPILTLTFLSPAASATSARPTGQSHAPSSQWSHGWTHYVALGDSYTSGPLIPFQRLDPVGCLRSTANYPSLVAYRLGHTVLTDASCAGADTGDMTSPQKITFGYNRPQFDALRPDTDLVTIGIGGNDHSVFGSVIGTCPGLRDSDPTGSPCREHFTVDGVDTLKAAITKTREDVEAVLDGVRERSPEATILLIGYPRIAPPSGTCPGILPFADGDYAWLNDIEETLNAALATAAANNGTTTFIDTYPASLGHDACADHAWIQGQHINPIGAANYHPNRWGMEGVAEVILGHLGERGW, encoded by the coding sequence ATGCGCAGCCGCCGGAGCCTGGTCGCCGTCCTCGTGTCCGTGCTCGCCCCGATACTCACCCTGACCTTTCTGAGCCCCGCGGCCTCGGCCACGTCAGCCCGGCCAACGGGTCAGTCGCACGCTCCGTCGTCCCAGTGGTCGCACGGCTGGACGCACTACGTCGCGCTCGGCGACTCCTACACCTCCGGCCCGCTCATCCCGTTCCAGCGCCTCGATCCCGTCGGCTGCCTGCGCTCCACGGCGAACTACCCTTCGCTCGTCGCCTATCGCCTCGGCCACACTGTGCTCACCGACGCCAGTTGCGCCGGGGCCGACACCGGCGACATGACGTCACCGCAGAAGATCACGTTCGGGTACAACCGCCCGCAGTTCGACGCGCTGCGGCCCGACACCGACCTGGTCACCATCGGCATCGGCGGCAACGACCACAGCGTGTTCGGCAGCGTCATCGGCACGTGCCCCGGGCTCCGCGACTCCGATCCGACAGGAAGCCCATGCAGGGAGCATTTCACCGTCGATGGCGTTGACACGCTGAAGGCCGCCATCACCAAGACACGCGAGGACGTCGAGGCTGTGCTCGACGGCGTCCGGGAACGGTCACCGGAGGCCACGATCCTGCTCATCGGGTACCCGAGGATCGCCCCGCCGAGCGGAACGTGCCCCGGCATCCTGCCGTTCGCCGACGGGGACTACGCCTGGCTGAACGACATCGAAGAGACACTCAACGCCGCGCTCGCCACCGCCGCCGCGAACAACGGCACGACGACGTTCATCGACACCTATCCCGCATCCCTCGGCCACGACGCGTGCGCCGACCACGCGTGGATCCAAGGTCAACACATCAACCCCATCGGCGCGGCGAACTACCACCCGAACCGCTGGGGCATGGAGGGCGTCGCCGAGGTCATCCTCGGACACCTCGGCGAGCGAGGGTGGTGA
- a CDS encoding valine--tRNA ligase produces MHGAQRTFVDLLIVTETAASTPDLPNAWNPADEEADIYQRWVAAGYFTADATSDKPPFTIVLPPPNVTGSLHMGHALNHTLMDAMTRRRRMQGYEVLWLPGMDHAGIATQNVVERELVKEGLSRHDLGRERFVERVWEWKAEYGGRILDQMKRLGDGVDWSRERFTMDEGLSKAVQTMFKRLYDDGLVYRAERIINWCPRCMTALSDIEVDHSDDDGELVSIRYGDGDDSIVVATTRAETMLGDTAVAVHPDDERYAHLVGTEVELPLTGRRIPIVADAHVDPEFGTGAVKVTPAHDPNDFEIGKRHDLPMPTIMNERGVITSHGPFEGMDRFEARPAIVAALREQGRIVAEKRPYVHAVGHCSRCDTVVEPRLSLQWWVKVEPLAKAAGDAVRDGRVKIHPPELAKRYFDWVDDMHDWTISRQLWWGHRIPVWYGPNGETVCVGPDEQPPTGEGWTQDADVLDTWFSSGLWPMSTMGWPEPTADLTKFYPSSVLSTGYDILFFWVARMMMFGLYGMRDNGPERSIPFEHIYLHGLIRDAQGKKMSKSRGNVIDPLDWMDRFGADATRFTLARGANPGADMALAEEWAAGSRNFCTKLWNATRFALSNGATVATPVPDASELTESDRWILGRLSTVVSEVDDLLERFQFAKATNVLYHFTWDEFCDWYLELAKVQLSGEHADGTRAVLGHVLDVVLRLLHPFIPFITERLWITLTGGESLVVAEWPAGEKWTRQPDPGADARIVDVQKLVTEVRRFRSDQGLKPGQRVATRLSGDGFAVIAGHEEAVRALARLTSPGDGFSATASLEVALSGGMATVEVDTSGAIDVAVERKRLEKDLAVASKELKQTEGKLGNQSFLDKAPADVVEKIRARRDIAAADIERITARLDQLGS; encoded by the coding sequence GTGCACGGCGCCCAGCGGACGTTCGTAGACTTACTGATCGTGACGGAGACCGCAGCCAGCACCCCCGACCTGCCCAACGCGTGGAATCCGGCCGACGAAGAGGCCGACATCTACCAGCGGTGGGTAGCGGCTGGCTACTTCACCGCCGACGCGACGTCGGACAAGCCGCCGTTCACCATCGTGCTTCCGCCGCCCAACGTCACCGGCAGCCTGCACATGGGGCATGCGCTCAACCACACGCTCATGGACGCCATGACGCGGCGGCGGCGCATGCAGGGCTACGAGGTGCTGTGGCTCCCCGGCATGGACCACGCGGGTATCGCGACGCAGAACGTCGTGGAACGGGAACTGGTCAAGGAGGGCCTTTCCCGCCACGACCTCGGACGCGAGCGGTTCGTCGAGCGGGTCTGGGAGTGGAAGGCCGAGTACGGCGGCAGGATCCTCGACCAGATGAAGCGCCTCGGTGACGGCGTTGACTGGTCGCGCGAGCGGTTCACGATGGACGAGGGCCTGTCGAAGGCCGTCCAGACGATGTTCAAGCGCCTCTACGACGACGGCCTGGTGTACCGCGCCGAGCGCATCATCAACTGGTGCCCGCGCTGCATGACGGCACTGTCGGACATCGAGGTGGATCACTCCGACGACGACGGCGAACTCGTCTCCATCCGCTACGGCGACGGGGACGACTCGATCGTCGTGGCCACGACACGGGCCGAGACGATGCTCGGCGACACGGCCGTGGCGGTGCACCCTGACGACGAGCGCTACGCGCACCTCGTGGGCACCGAGGTCGAACTGCCGCTGACGGGGCGGCGTATCCCGATCGTGGCCGATGCCCACGTGGACCCGGAGTTCGGCACGGGTGCCGTCAAGGTGACGCCCGCGCACGACCCCAACGACTTCGAGATCGGCAAGCGGCACGACCTGCCCATGCCGACGATCATGAATGAGCGCGGCGTGATCACCTCGCACGGTCCTTTCGAGGGCATGGACCGCTTCGAGGCCCGTCCCGCCATCGTCGCGGCGCTGCGGGAGCAGGGCCGCATCGTGGCGGAGAAGCGCCCCTACGTGCACGCGGTCGGCCATTGCTCGCGTTGCGACACCGTGGTGGAACCGCGCCTGTCGTTGCAGTGGTGGGTGAAGGTCGAGCCGCTGGCCAAGGCGGCAGGCGACGCCGTGCGCGACGGCCGTGTGAAGATCCACCCGCCTGAGCTGGCGAAGCGCTACTTCGACTGGGTTGACGACATGCACGACTGGACCATCTCGCGCCAGTTGTGGTGGGGCCACCGCATTCCGGTCTGGTACGGCCCGAACGGCGAGACGGTGTGCGTCGGCCCCGACGAGCAGCCGCCGACGGGTGAGGGCTGGACGCAGGACGCGGACGTGCTCGACACGTGGTTCTCGTCGGGCCTGTGGCCGATGTCCACGATGGGCTGGCCCGAGCCGACGGCCGACCTGACGAAGTTTTACCCGTCCAGCGTGCTGTCCACCGGCTACGACATCCTCTTCTTCTGGGTCGCCAGGATGATGATGTTCGGCCTGTACGGCATGCGGGACAACGGACCGGAGCGTTCGATTCCGTTCGAGCACATCTACCTGCACGGGCTCATCAGGGACGCCCAGGGCAAGAAGATGTCGAAGTCGCGCGGCAACGTCATCGACCCGCTCGACTGGATGGACCGTTTCGGTGCGGACGCCACCCGGTTCACGCTCGCGCGCGGAGCCAACCCTGGCGCCGACATGGCGCTGGCCGAGGAGTGGGCCGCGGGCTCACGCAACTTCTGCACGAAGCTGTGGAACGCCACGCGGTTCGCGCTGTCCAACGGCGCCACCGTCGCGACGCCGGTGCCCGACGCCAGCGAGCTCACCGAGTCCGACCGCTGGATTCTCGGCAGGCTCTCCACCGTGGTGTCCGAAGTGGATGATCTGCTTGAGCGATTCCAGTTCGCCAAGGCCACGAACGTGCTCTACCACTTCACGTGGGACGAGTTCTGCGACTGGTACCTGGAACTGGCGAAGGTGCAGCTCTCCGGTGAGCACGCCGACGGCACGCGTGCGGTGCTCGGCCACGTGCTCGACGTCGTGCTGCGGCTATTGCATCCGTTCATCCCGTTCATCACGGAGCGCCTGTGGATCACGCTCACGGGCGGGGAGTCGCTCGTGGTGGCCGAATGGCCGGCCGGTGAGAAGTGGACCAGGCAGCCCGACCCCGGCGCCGACGCGCGCATCGTGGACGTGCAGAAGCTCGTCACGGAGGTGCGGCGGTTCCGCTCGGATCAGGGCCTCAAACCCGGCCAGCGCGTCGCGACACGGTTGTCCGGTGACGGTTTCGCGGTCATCGCGGGCCACGAGGAGGCCGTGCGTGCGCTGGCCAGGCTCACGTCGCCGGGTGACGGCTTCTCGGCGACGGCGTCGCTGGAGGTCGCGCTGTCCGGCGGCATGGCGACGGTGGAGGTGGACACCTCGGGTGCCATCGACGTCGCGGTCGAACGCAAGCGGCTGGAGAAGGATCTCGCCGTGGCGAGCAAGGAGCTGAAGCAGACCGAGGGCAAACTCGGCAATCAATCCTTCTTGGACAAGGCTCCCGCCGACGTGGTGGAGAAGATCCGCGCTCGCAGGGATATCGCCGCCGCCGACATTGAGCGCATCACGGCCCGGTTGGACCAGCTCGGCTCGTGA
- a CDS encoding GOLPH3/VPS74 family protein: MLLAEEMLLVAFDPEAGSEVLVTSELRWGLAGAVLIDLVLLGRVGVSTKADGGRRGRIVVRDGTPTGHGVLDDVLLRLFNGLAGQPIVRVIRTLAGADLKLHLLDGLVERGILRRSERRVLKVLVTVRWLAANPWYREQVKARLHRVLVHGEQPDVRTVAQLRLPGRAALKYIVGHENVKTARRALKTIKAADEPTGDRRRLAVMAICDAARKEASRGE, translated from the coding sequence ATGCTCCTCGCCGAGGAAATGTTGCTGGTCGCCTTCGACCCCGAGGCGGGGAGCGAGGTCCTTGTGACCTCCGAGCTGCGCTGGGGACTGGCAGGCGCGGTGCTGATCGACCTTGTTCTGCTGGGGCGGGTGGGCGTCTCGACGAAGGCGGATGGCGGTCGCAGGGGCAGGATCGTCGTCAGGGACGGCACTCCGACCGGTCACGGTGTCCTCGACGATGTGCTGCTGCGGCTGTTCAACGGCCTCGCCGGACAGCCGATCGTCCGTGTGATCCGCACGCTGGCGGGCGCGGACCTGAAGCTCCACCTGCTCGATGGTCTCGTCGAACGTGGCATCCTGCGGCGATCCGAGCGCAGGGTGCTGAAGGTCCTCGTCACCGTTCGCTGGCTCGCGGCGAATCCCTGGTACAGGGAACAGGTAAAGGCGCGGCTGCACCGGGTGCTGGTCCATGGCGAACAGCCGGACGTGCGCACGGTCGCGCAACTCCGCCTGCCCGGCAGGGCCGCGCTTAAATACATCGTGGGCCACGAGAACGTCAAGACGGCCCGGCGTGCTCTCAAGACGATCAAAGCGGCCGATGAGCCGACCGGCGACCGGCGCCGCCTCGCCGTCATGGCGATCTGCGACGCCGCCAGGAAGGAGGCGTCCCGAGGCGAATGA
- the fdhD gene encoding formate dehydrogenase accessory sulfurtransferase FdhD, whose protein sequence is MGRVTVRRPVRTLTPQGQRRRPDTLAVEEPLEIRISGTPLAVTMRTPGHDVELAHGFLLSEGVIGHREDVVLARYCDGVDDEGRNTYNVLDLTLADDVPMPGVGVRRNFYTTSSCGVCGKAALDAVRLASRFPPSDSGFTIDAELLTTLPGALRRRQRVFAATGGLHGAGLFTSDGTLLAVREDVGRHNAVDKILGWALQQNRVPASDLGLLLSGRASFELVQKAAMAGISLVAAVSAPSSLAVALAEDHHMTLVGFLRGQSMNLYTGNGIA, encoded by the coding sequence GTGGGGCGAGTGACCGTACGCAGGCCCGTGCGCACGCTGACGCCACAGGGACAGCGGCGACGGCCGGACACCCTCGCGGTCGAGGAACCGTTGGAGATCCGCATCTCGGGCACCCCACTGGCGGTCACCATGCGAACACCCGGCCACGACGTCGAACTGGCTCACGGCTTCCTGCTGTCGGAAGGCGTCATCGGCCACAGAGAGGACGTCGTGCTCGCGCGGTACTGCGACGGCGTTGACGACGAGGGGCGCAACACCTACAACGTCCTCGACCTCACCCTGGCCGACGACGTGCCCATGCCCGGCGTCGGTGTGCGCCGCAACTTCTACACCACCTCCTCGTGCGGGGTGTGTGGAAAGGCCGCGCTGGACGCCGTGCGACTCGCCAGCCGGTTCCCGCCCTCGGACTCCGGATTCACGATCGACGCCGAACTCCTGACCACCCTGCCCGGCGCGCTGAGACGACGGCAGCGCGTGTTCGCCGCCACCGGCGGGCTGCACGGGGCCGGGCTGTTCACCTCGGACGGCACCCTCCTCGCCGTGCGGGAGGACGTCGGAAGGCACAACGCCGTTGACAAGATCCTCGGCTGGGCGCTCCAGCAGAACCGTGTTCCCGCATCCGATCTGGGCCTTCTGCTGTCCGGCCGTGCCTCGTTCGAGTTGGTTCAGAAGGCCGCGATGGCGGGTATCTCCCTCGTCGCTGCCGTCTCCGCTCCGTCCTCACTGGCCGTCGCGCTCGCCGAGGATCACCACATGACACTGGTCGGTTTTTTGCGGGGGCAAAGCATGAATCTGTATACCGGAAACGGAATCGCATGA